The Anoplolepis gracilipes chromosome 17, ASM4749672v1, whole genome shotgun sequence genome window below encodes:
- the LOC140675156 gene encoding cilia- and flagella-associated protein 276 codes for MAQAFYVRNPYPVPDVSREGAWISRGPVLGDKVSPSDRDWNVKLSAHERLFAHHTLNSIRRDCRFIRPQVPDDALDLALNSVYTHSRDCLVSKIYVPMQPETLGKETWRVMRNQIKISPKPPKPDRPMHVSGHSDEELKSIVRTPLSADKSRCHSGPTLPRRIHPSSVKLNIEGPHMDQSNPGYSRKIDGTFYSI; via the exons ATGGCGCAGGCATTCTACGTGCGGAATCCTTATCCTGTGCCAGATGTCTCCCGGGAGGGAGCGTGGATATCACGCGGACCCGTGTTGGGAGATAAAGTCTCGCCGTCGGATAGAGACTGGAACGTCAAGTTGAGCGCTCACGAGCGTCTCTTCGCTCACCATACCTTGAACAGTATCCGCAGGGATTGTCGATTCATCAGACCACAG GTACCAGATGACGCTCTCGATTTAGCGCTAAACAGCGTCTACACTCACAGTCGAGATTGTCTggtgtcaaaaatatatgtacctaTGCAACCGGAAACGCTCGGCAAAGAAACTTGGCGCGTCATGCGAAATCAGATCAag atttctcCGAAACCGCCTAAACCAGATAGACCGATGCACGTGAGTGGTCATTCGGACGAGGAACTTAAATCGATCGTTCGGACACCTTTATCGGCGGATAAATCGAGGTGTCATAGTGGGCCAACTTTACCGAGGAGAATTCATCCGAGCAGcgtgaaattaaatatcgaaGGTCCTCATATGGACCAATCGAATCCCGGATACAGTCGCAAAATCGACGGAACTTTTTACAGTATTTAA